The proteins below are encoded in one region of Paenarthrobacter ilicis:
- a CDS encoding D-2-hydroxyacid dehydrogenase family protein yields MGLVTPYRLAIIDDYQQVSGDYAPWDSLPDDDVKVSVFSAPFVSEEQAVAALEPFDIVVAMRERTRFPQTVLDALPNLKLLVTTGMANAAIDMKAAAERGIVVCGTGGSPAAAPELTWALLLAFARNLPVEENSLRAGGWQTGVGFELEGKTLGIVGLGKIGTRMARYANAFGMDVLAWSQNLTADAAKAAGARKVTKEELFRESDVVTLHLRLSERSEGIVGAKELRLLGPEGVLVNTARGPLVDEAALVQALEEGWIRGAALDVFDEEPLPAGHALIHSRRTVLSPHIGYVTHESYRQFYGGAFEDVKAWLAGDPVRVLNG; encoded by the coding sequence ATGGGGCTTGTGACCCCATACCGCTTAGCCATCATTGACGATTACCAGCAAGTCTCCGGGGACTACGCCCCGTGGGATTCACTGCCCGACGACGACGTGAAGGTCAGCGTGTTCAGCGCACCGTTCGTCTCGGAAGAGCAGGCTGTGGCGGCTTTGGAGCCGTTCGACATTGTTGTGGCGATGCGGGAGCGGACCCGTTTTCCACAGACGGTGCTTGATGCCCTCCCCAACCTGAAGCTGTTGGTCACCACGGGCATGGCCAACGCGGCGATCGACATGAAAGCGGCGGCAGAACGTGGAATCGTGGTGTGCGGGACAGGTGGATCACCTGCCGCGGCTCCCGAACTGACGTGGGCACTGCTGTTGGCCTTCGCCAGGAATCTGCCTGTGGAGGAGAACTCGCTGCGGGCGGGTGGGTGGCAGACCGGCGTCGGCTTCGAGCTGGAAGGCAAGACCCTGGGCATCGTGGGGCTGGGCAAGATCGGTACCCGGATGGCCCGCTACGCCAACGCATTTGGGATGGATGTCCTCGCGTGGAGCCAGAACCTTACTGCGGATGCGGCAAAGGCTGCGGGGGCCCGGAAAGTGACCAAGGAAGAGCTGTTCCGGGAATCGGACGTGGTGACCCTGCATCTGCGGTTGTCCGAGCGTTCCGAAGGGATTGTGGGCGCCAAGGAATTGCGTCTCCTGGGGCCGGAGGGCGTTCTGGTCAATACCGCCAGGGGTCCCTTGGTGGACGAGGCTGCGCTTGTTCAGGCCCTCGAGGAAGGCTGGATTCGCGGCGCCGCACTGGATGTCTTTGACGAGGAGCCGCTTCCTGCCGGGCACGCGCTGATCCATTCCCGTCGAACCGTACTGTCCCCGCATATCGGCTACGTGACCCATGAGAGCTATCGGCAGTTCTATGGCGGGGCGTTCGAGGACGTGAAGGCGTGGCTGGCGGGGGACCCGGTGCGTGTGCTGAACGGGTAG
- a CDS encoding glycerate kinase, which produces MRILIAPDKFKGSLTAAEAASAMAEGALRVYPDAVTTQFPVADGGEGTLDAAIAAGYEERNNAVVGPILKPVGASWAIRKDAFGGATAVIETAQASGLEHMEPTPENALRAHSYGCGQLIAAALEAGATEIVLGLGGSAMSDGGSGALRALGLKPIDAAGNVVPLGGGSLADVVAVDASGLDPRLSAVKFRIAVDVQNPLYGPEGAAYVFGPQKGADEDAVEKLDAGLRNWASLLREATGRDVNIPGAGAAGGFPASFLAYTEAALEGGFALVAGLTGLAQHLGEADLVITGEGSMDDQSLTGKAPIALADAASVHGIPVVAVAGRITVTPEDLAKHGIVAAAQLLDVAQRKDGVPDVADAVANAAKYLAWATSQVLEGA; this is translated from the coding sequence ATGCGTATCCTCATCGCCCCGGACAAGTTCAAGGGATCCCTGACCGCCGCCGAAGCCGCGTCAGCCATGGCCGAAGGAGCCCTTCGCGTCTACCCGGACGCCGTGACCACACAGTTTCCCGTGGCCGACGGCGGCGAAGGCACACTGGATGCCGCCATTGCCGCGGGTTACGAGGAGCGGAACAACGCCGTGGTGGGTCCCATCCTCAAGCCGGTGGGTGCGTCATGGGCCATCCGCAAGGACGCATTTGGCGGCGCCACAGCAGTCATTGAAACGGCCCAGGCTTCCGGATTGGAGCACATGGAGCCGACGCCCGAAAACGCCCTCCGTGCCCACAGCTACGGCTGCGGCCAGCTCATTGCAGCCGCGTTGGAAGCCGGAGCCACGGAGATTGTCCTGGGCCTGGGCGGCTCCGCGATGTCCGACGGCGGCAGTGGTGCCCTCCGCGCGTTGGGGCTCAAGCCCATTGACGCAGCCGGAAACGTGGTCCCGCTGGGCGGCGGTTCCTTGGCTGACGTGGTCGCAGTGGATGCATCCGGGCTGGATCCGCGCCTCTCCGCTGTGAAGTTCCGCATTGCCGTGGACGTCCAAAACCCTCTGTACGGACCGGAAGGTGCCGCGTACGTTTTCGGTCCCCAGAAGGGTGCCGACGAGGACGCCGTAGAGAAGCTCGACGCCGGTCTCCGCAACTGGGCCTCGCTCCTTCGGGAAGCAACCGGCCGGGACGTCAACATTCCGGGTGCCGGAGCAGCAGGTGGGTTCCCGGCGTCGTTCCTTGCCTACACCGAGGCCGCGCTGGAAGGCGGCTTCGCTTTGGTGGCTGGACTGACCGGGCTGGCGCAGCATTTGGGTGAGGCGGACCTGGTGATTACCGGTGAGGGGTCCATGGATGACCAATCGCTGACCGGCAAGGCTCCCATCGCGTTGGCCGATGCAGCCAGCGTGCACGGAATCCCAGTGGTGGCCGTCGCCGGACGGATCACGGTGACACCGGAGGACCTGGCCAAGCACGGCATTGTGGCAGCGGCGCAGCTTTTGGATGTGGCGCAGCGCAAGGATGGTGTTCCGGATGTGG